In one window of Pseudomonadota bacterium DNA:
- the greA gene encoding transcription elongation factor GreA: MDKYPMTPEGHGRLQAELRRLREIDRPENVKAIEDARAHGDLSENAEYKFAKEQQSIIAGRIEYLEDRISRADVIDPARLKGDRVLFGAKVVLENLETGEIVTYRIVGEDEASIDDGTISVTSPIARGLIRREAGDQVTIRTPAGPRRYEISEVAF; this comes from the coding sequence ATGGACAAGTACCCGATGACGCCGGAAGGCCATGGTCGGCTGCAGGCCGAGCTCAGGAGACTCAGAGAGATCGATCGCCCGGAGAACGTGAAGGCGATCGAGGACGCGCGGGCGCACGGCGATCTCTCGGAGAACGCCGAGTACAAGTTCGCGAAGGAGCAGCAGTCGATCATCGCGGGGCGCATCGAGTACCTCGAGGACCGAATCTCCCGCGCCGACGTGATAGATCCGGCTCGGCTCAAGGGCGATCGCGTCCTGTTCGGGGCCAAGGTCGTCCTCGAGAACCTGGAGACCGGCGAGATCGTCACCTATCGCATCGTCGGAGAGGACGAAGCGAGCATCGACGACGGGACGATCTCGGTGACGTCGCCCATCGCCCGCGGCCTGATCCGGCGCGAGGCCGGCGATCAGGTCACCATCCGGACGCCGGCCGGCCCCAGGCGGTACGAGATCTCCGAGGTCGCGTTCTGA